In Acipenser ruthenus chromosome 33, fAciRut3.2 maternal haplotype, whole genome shotgun sequence, the sequence TTCAGTAACACATTGATTAATTGGGTTGTTTTGATTTACCTCTGTTGGTTTTGCTGGGGTAGACTTTAGTAAATTGTCGATATTCATCTGGGGGTGGGAAGTCCTCCATTGGATGGAAGGAATACTTCGATTCAAAGTCATCTGCagcagagaaaaataataataaataataaataataataataataataataataataataataataataataataataataatactacattgaTAAAAATACAATAGTAACTTTGAGAACATCACACAACAGCTGAATaacatttttttggggggtacCCCAGTATTCAAGGGTTACATTTTTTTGGGGGTACCCCAGTATTCAGGGGTTACATTTTTTTGGGGTACCCCAGTATTCAGGGGTTACATTTTTCTGTACTGCAGCAAAACTGTAAACTTTACACGCCTCGTTTCTTTGTAAAACTAGCATCCAAAAAGCAAAGCATGCCATTAAACTAGCACTTTCATTCACTACATAGGAAGCAAACACATACTTTCATTTGCAAAACATGACCTCTGGTACTGCTAAGAAAGTTCTCTGTTTTCATACGTTGCAACACGTAAACTGTTTTCAtacgtaaagcacagagaggtgtggtaaagcatagggaagcattgtaaagcacagagaggtctggtaaagcatagggaagcattgtaaagcacagagaggtctggtaaagcatagggaagcattgtaaagcacagagaggtctggtaaagcatagggaagcattgtaaagcacagagaggtctggtaaagcatagggaagcattgtaaagcacagaggtgtctggtaaagcatagggaagcattgtaaagcacagagaggtctggtaaagcataggggagcattgtaaagcacagagaggtgtggtaaagcatgagGGAAAACTTCAAAggtactgtgcaaaaataccaggGCACACCATTATAAATGTGCACATTTAGGGACCGATACAGGGCACTGCCACGCGTGCCTGGAAACATGAGGTGTAGATGAGGAAAGGGGGGCTGGCTGGCTCACCTAGGAATGATTTGGAGACAGTTGTGTGGCCGTTTCGGATGggcgggggtggaggggggggtgCTGCAGGGGTCCTGGATGGTGGGGGAGGGGGCTTCGCTCGGCTGGGGGTCTCGGAGGAGCCGTGCATCCGATAGGGGGGCGGAGGGGGCGGGACATCGCGACCACCATTACGCATCATCGGGGGCGGGACTGGAGGAgctgcaggagagagagagagagagaaatttttTAAATCTACAATATAGTAATGAATTAAAACAGAGACATCATCAGTAACAATAATATTGAATTCAACAAaatactaatgataataatacatagCATATAAATGAATGcaggttttaaaaacagaatagttcaccttcatttttcaaaaagaaaactgtttctctctctctctctatatatatatgctttataAACAACACTTAGAAACACATGACAGTACATTAACCCTGGAGGCTGTccttcctgtaaaaaaaaaggtcaatgaaTGAGTTTCACGCTCACCTGCCCCGCGGTTCGGGGGCTCCCTggctgggggtggggggcgcccccctgggggagagggggaggggggcggcGGGGGGGCGTGGGCACGTGCAGGGGGCGGGGCTGGAGGGGCGTGGCTCCCCAGAGCAGCAGCCACAGCACCGGCTTTCCTGTGTAGGGAGTTGTGTCTCTGGGGCAGCTCAGGGGCCGAGTCGCCGCCGGGGCTGGAGGGGCCATTGTGGGCCCCGGGGGGCTGGCggtagggagggggagggggggccaGGGAGGAGCCAGGGCGGGGGGAGttcagaggggagggggggggcttgACCGGCGGAGGGGGCGCCAGGGGTCCGTCACGGGATCTCTGTCCAGGCGTCGGGGGGAGGGGTTTCTCCCTGTTGTAGGAGGACGGGGTCCCGGCTCTGCTCCCGTGGGGCGCAGGGGGAGCGTTGGGGCGGCGGTtgatgggaggggggggggggcggggcggAGGAGCTGTGTTTCATGCCTGCCCCTGTGCTGGGACGGGAGAGGTCTGGGAGGGAGGGTCTGTGGGAGCGGGGAAGctcgggggggggggtttggtttGGGTCCCCTGCTTCGCCGTGGTGGGGGTTGGGGTGACGGCTGGAGGATGACGAAGCGGacgaggatgatgatgatgatggtgaagACGACGTCGGGGGTCTCGGAGCCGCTGGTCTGGAGCTGGGAATGTGCAAAGCTGGTTTCCCACCAGAGCTGTCTGCAAAGGCAAGAGACAGGAAGAGAGAGGCATTGAAGAAGACCAGTCGAAATGTTCGTCATGGAATTTAATATTCAGGTTTTTACAGTACTTGTAAACTCTACCTGAGCTGCTGTCCTTGCCTCCTACTGGCCGGAGTTTGGGCACGCCCCCCTGGAACAGGCCTCCCATTGGCTGGAGTGCTCCGGAACTGGAGGCAAAGCCACCGCC encodes:
- the LOC117433242 gene encoding LOW QUALITY PROTEIN: WAS/WASL-interacting protein family member 2-like (The sequence of the model RefSeq protein was modified relative to this genomic sequence to represent the inferred CDS: deleted 1 base in 1 codon) → MPIPPPPPPPPGGPPPPPTFNQANTVPPKLRRDEQRGRGALLADISKGARLKKVGVVNDRSAPIIEKPKGGGGGGGGGGGGGSGGGGGGFASSSGALQPMGGLFQGGVPKLRPVGGKDSSSDSSGGKPALHIPSSRPAAPRPPTSSSPSSSSSSSASSSSSRHPNPHHGEAGDPNQTPPPELPRSHRPSLPDLSRPSTGAGMKHSSSAPPPPPSHNRRPNAPPAPHGSRAGTPSSYNREKPLPPTPGQRSRDGPLAPPPPVKPPPSPLNSPRPGSSLAPPPPPYRQPPGAHNGPSSPGGDSAPELPQRHNSLHRKAGAVAAALGSHAPPAPPPARAHAPPPPPSPSPPGGRPPPPAREPPNRGAAPPVPPPMMRNGGRDVPPPPPPYRMHGSSETPSRAKPPPPPSRTPAAPPPPPPPIRNGHTTVSKSFLDDFESKYSFHPMEDFPPPDEYRQFTKVYPSKTNRGVGVRGAPPLPPVGR